In Borrelia duttonii Ly, one DNA window encodes the following:
- a CDS encoding DUF792 family protein, translating to MITQFTTDFIHQYQDAKGMKSMLDYINLTPSQITTILKETFNQLSSVFMTSNFLILCPRIDFKGQGYVPQGFFIQAKSELINMKYSTTCSKRPIIDYYTRKSTHVSYNPTFNDEIITLNNAKLVSGYSELLKWSFNVPFGKSIFPNTSNLAKQHLTNRVKESVPFSVYSPSFGFREIVAVTSLDLKDTVYLDEVEISVTLEVLKTFTKYKG from the coding sequence ATGATTACACAATTTACAACTGATTTTATACATCAGTACCAAGATGCAAAAGGCATGAAATCAATGCTAGACTATATTAACTTGACGCCGTCTCAAATAACAACCATTTTGAAAGAAACTTTCAATCAATTATCTAGTGTGTTTATGACGTCGAATTTCTTAATTCTATGCCCACGAATAGACTTTAAAGGGCAAGGATATGTCCCACAAGGATTTTTCATTCAAGCTAAAAGTGAACTAATCAACATGAAATATAGTACTACTTGTTCAAAACGTCCTATAATTGATTATTACACTCGTAAATCTACACATGTAAGTTATAATCCTACTTTCAACGATGAGATCATCACACTAAATAATGCTAAATTAGTTAGTGGATATTCAGAACTACTCAAATGGTCATTCAATGTGCCTTTTGGAAAATCTATATTTCCAAATACTAGCAATTTAGCAAAACAACACTTAACTAACAGGGTAAAAGAAAGTGTGCCATTTAGTGTTTACAGCCCATCTTTTGGATTTAGAGAAATAGTTGCTGTTACTTCTCTTGATCTCAAAGATACAGTATATCTTGATGAGGTTGAAATTAGTGTAACATTAGAAGTTCTCAAAACATTTACAAAATACAAAGGATGA
- a CDS encoding DUF693 family protein codes for MEPRLLKYDFKIEFYDQPKIYEIPKKENETQTEKAKEKSIPKEKPKEETKTEETKEKKKNTNEPKIVLRTTDGIHIDIQISDVYTSNNYICSKQAKLTIWNLPIDFNDNLQAGNIVAIYYKKFAEVKDYDFIMSGYLGTPMSTDYPSGDFSVQLEIHLASKSNYFHRALNPNQFQGMTVENAIKSAFPSRNIINMTYENKKRIINESFCANTPVEFIEKITKKYVQSVRTDIEPKDHTQLIQEASLTTTHTECNYIFTNYVPIQTETEKKEETEKNKPIQKDKNPKTETPTTDTKEEETKTDTDKDYEPLEDYLLEFIPQQEVTIGSNRNIKFIYWNAKIMYTHKLKVGDKVSFIDGTGNKIKGTISQADAVLSNIGECSLILKLYDDANFLNIKGEAK; via the coding sequence ATGGAGCCTAGACTTTTGAAATATGACTTTAAGATAGAATTCTACGATCAACCTAAAATCTACGAGATACCTAAAAAAGAAAATGAAACTCAAACTGAAAAAGCTAAAGAAAAGAGCATACCTAAAGAAAAACCAAAAGAAGAAACTAAGACTGAAGAAACTAAAGAAAAGAAGAAAAATACAAACGAACCCAAAATTGTACTTCGAACTACAGATGGTATACATATAGACATTCAAATATCTGATGTATATACAAGCAATAACTATATATGTTCTAAACAAGCAAAACTAACTATTTGGAATTTACCTATAGATTTTAATGATAATTTACAAGCTGGTAATATTGTCGCAATATACTATAAAAAATTTGCAGAAGTCAAAGATTATGACTTTATTATGTCTGGGTATTTGGGTACACCTATGAGTACCGATTATCCTAGTGGTGATTTTAGTGTTCAATTGGAAATTCATTTAGCATCAAAAAGCAATTATTTTCATAGAGCACTCAACCCAAATCAATTTCAAGGCATGACAGTAGAAAATGCGATCAAATCAGCTTTTCCTAGTAGAAATATTATCAATATGACTTATGAAAACAAAAAACGCATAATAAATGAAAGTTTCTGTGCAAACACTCCTGTTGAATTCATTGAAAAAATAACTAAAAAGTATGTTCAAAGTGTTAGAACAGATATTGAACCTAAAGACCATACACAACTCATCCAAGAAGCATCTCTTACTACTACTCATACTGAATGTAACTATATATTTACAAATTATGTACCGATACAAACAGAAACAGAGAAAAAAGAAGAAACAGAAAAAAATAAGCCTATACAAAAGGATAAAAATCCAAAAACAGAAACACCTACAACAGATACAAAAGAAGAGGAAACAAAAACAGACACAGATAAGGACTATGAACCTCTTGAAGATTATCTTCTCGAATTCATACCACAACAAGAAGTCACTATAGGTTCAAACAGAAATATTAAGTTCATATATTGGAATGCCAAGATTATGTATACTCACAAACTCAAAGTTGGCGATAAAGTTAGTTTCATTGATGGTACTGGCAATAAAATTAAGGGCACTATTTCACAAGCTGATGCTGTATTAAGTAATATTGGTGAGTGTTCTCTTATACTCAAGCTTTACGATGATGCTAATTTTTTAAACATAAAAGGAGAAGCTAAGTAA